The genomic region TCAAGACTTCCGCATCAGGCAATTGCGTGTGCAGCGCGTCGAGCGAGCCGACATGATCGACATGCGCGTGCGTCAGAGCGATGCGAACAATGGGCGCGCCCAGCGCCCGCGCAGCGTTGAGGATGGCTTGTGCGCTGCCGGAGAGGCCCGTATCAACGAGGGTAAAGCCGTCGTCTTCGCGCACGAAATAGCAGTTCACGAACCCCAGGCGCTCAAGTTGGTACAGGTACTTGCCCTGAGAAGTGGTTTTCATTGTTTTCTTCCTTTCGTCTGCTCTTGACAAACTAATATAATTAGTATATATACTAATTATATTAGTTTGTCAAGAGGAAAATGCTCAAAAAGGCAGATCATGATAAAATGCGAGCGGCGAGTTATCAACCTGATAACTCGCCGCTCTTGCTGGAATATGGGGCTGAGCGTCTGGGGTTAGCCTTTGGCGCGCTCCGCTGCGGCGGTCAGCGCCCGCCGGGTGTAGACGCGCACCAGATGCGCCCGGTATTCTTCCGAGGCATAGGCGTCGCTGAGGAAGTCCATGCCGTCGGCGGCGTGGCTGGCCGCCTCAGCGATGTTCTCGGCTGTCAGGGTTTTGCCGGTCAGCGCGGCTTCAGTGGCGCTGGCGCGGACGGCCTTGGGGCCAGCGCCGGTGATCGCCACGCGGCAGCCGGTGCAGGCGCCAGAGGCGTCGCGGGTGACGACTGCCGCCACGCCGACTACCGCGTAGCGGCTGGCAGGGTGCGGGTGCTTGATGTAGGCCGCCCCCTGGCCTGGCTTCATCGCGGGTACGCGCACCTCGGTCAGCACTTCATGGGCATCCAGGGCTGTGGTGAGCATATCCACAAAGAAGTTGTCGGCGGTGATTGTTCGTTCGCCCCTTGGCCCGACGGCGCGTACCTCTGCGCCGAGCGCCAGCATGACGGCTGGCAGATCGGACGCCGGGTCAGCGTGCGCCAGGTTGCCGCCAATCGTGCCACGATTGCGCACCTGGACATCACCGACCTCTTTTTCGGCCTCCGGGATCACCGGGCAGGACCGCTTGAGGACATCCGAGCTTTCGGCCTGATAATGCGTGGTCAGCGCGCCAATGCTGATCGACCCGTTATCGGCTTTAATGCCGCTCATCCCTGAGATGTGGGTGATGTCAATGAGCATTTCGGGCTGAGCCAGACGCAGCTTCATCATCGGCAGCAGGCTGTGACCGCCCGCGATCAGCTTGGCGTTTTCGTGTCGGCCCAGCGCCTCGATGGCCTCCTGAATGCTGTGCGCCTGATGATACTCAAATTCACTGGGGAACATAGCGTGCGTTCCTCACTTTCTATGGCTGCCGCGCATGCTGAATGGCGCGCCACACGTTTTCGGGGGTCAGCGGTATGTCTACATGCGCGATGCCAAACGGCGCGAGCGCATCCACAACCGCGTTGGCGACTGCCGGTGTCGAACCAATCGTGCCGGTTTCGCCGATGCCCTTCACACCCAGCGGCTGATGCGGCGATGGGGTCACGGTATGGGCGAGATCGAAGCTAATCAGCTCATCTGCCTTGGGGACGACGTAATCCATCATGCTGCCGCTCAACAACTGGCCGTTGTCGTCATAGACACCATGTTCATAGAGCGCCTGGCCGATGCCTTGCGCCAGGCCGCCATGTACCTGCCCATCGACGATCATCGGGTTGATGACTGGGCCACAGTCGTCAACGGCAATGTAGCGCAGCAGTTTGGTCACGCCAGTATCGGCGTCTACCTCAACCTCGCAGAGATGTGCGCCAAACGGGAAGACGAAGTTGGGCGGATCGTAGTAGTGGTTTTCTTCCAGCATTGGCGTCACATCTGGCGGCAGATTGCCCGCCATGTAAGAGGCGAAGGCGATCTCCTGAATGGCCTTCTTCTTGTCTGGACTACCCTGGACAGAGAAGGTACCATTATCGAAGATCACATCGTCCACTGCGGCTTCAAGCAGATGCGCGGCAATCTTGCGCGCTTTCTCGCGGATTTTGCGCGCGGCCATCACCAGCGCCGCGCCGCCAACAGCAGTGGTGCGGCTGCCATAGGTACCCATGCCAAAGGGTACGCTGTTGGTGTCTCCATGCAAAATCTCGACGGCCTCAATGGGTACGCCCAGTTCGTGGGAAACAATCTGTGCGAACGTCGTTTCCTCGCCCTGGCCGTGTGGGCTGGAGCCGGTGAAGACCGTGACGGAGCCAGTGGGGTGCATGCGCACGACGGCGCTCTCCCACAGGCCGCCGCCAAAGCCAATGGCGTTGGCTCCTGCCGAGGGGGCAATCCCGCAGACCTCTACATAGGTAGAAAGGCCAATGCCCAGGTATCTGCCCTGCTTGCGCGCCTCGGCCTGGCGCTGACGGAAGCCCGCGTAGTCGGCCATTGCCAGCGCCTTGTCCAGCGAAGCCTGATAGTTGCCGCTGTCATAGACAAACGTGCCGATAGAAGTGTAGGGGAACTCATCCGGCTGGACGAAGTTCTTGCGGCGAATCTCAACCGGGTCCATGCCAAGCTCGTGGGCAACGAGGTCCACGCACCGCTCCACAAGGTACGTCGCCTCCGGGCGACCCGCGCCGCGATAAGCGTCGGTGGGTACTGTGTTGGTATAGACCCCGTAGGTATCGCTTTGCAGCGCCTCGAATTTGTAACATCCCGCCAGCATGGTGGCAAAGAGCCAGGTGGGTACGCCCGGCGCGGCAGTGGAGAGATAGGCGCCCATGTTGGCAATCGCCTTGACCCGAATGCCCAGGATGGCGCCGTCCTTCCTGGCGGCGACTTCGACCTCATCCACATGGTCGCGGCCATGTGTGGTTGCCAGATAGTTTTCGCGGCGCTCCTCGGTCCATTTCACCGGGCGAGCGAGCTTTTTGGAGGCCCACATGGCGAGGGCGTCGCCAGGATAGAATTGAATTTTGCTGCCAAAGCCGCCGCCCACGTCGCGGGCAATGACGCGCAGCTTATGTTCTGGGATGCCAGTCACCAGTGTACCCAGCAGTCGGGTCACGTGGGGGTTCTGGCTGGTGGTCCAGAGGGTCATTTCCTCTGCGCCAGCGTTCCAGCTTGCCACCGTTGCGTGTGTCTCCATCGCATTGGGGATGAGCCGCTGGTTGATAAAGCGCTGTTTCACGAC from Ktedonobacterales bacterium harbors:
- a CDS encoding xanthine dehydrogenase family protein subunit M; this encodes MFPSEFEYHQAHSIQEAIEALGRHENAKLIAGGHSLLPMMKLRLAQPEMLIDITHISGMSGIKADNGSISIGALTTHYQAESSDVLKRSCPVIPEAEKEVGDVQVRNRGTIGGNLAHADPASDLPAVMLALGAEVRAVGPRGERTITADNFFVDMLTTALDAHEVLTEVRVPAMKPGQGAAYIKHPHPASRYAVVGVAAVVTRDASGACTGCRVAITGAGPKAVRASATEAALTGKTLTAENIAEAASHAADGMDFLSDAYASEEYRAHLVRVYTRRALTAAAERAKG
- a CDS encoding molybdopterin cofactor-binding domain-containing protein — protein: MAITQIFGASVKRREDPRLITGKGYYTDDINLPGQTYMAVLRSPYGHARIRGINTERAKTHPGVVAVFTGKDLADGGLNPVPCAWVLELGMVNGQKMAQPTFPALAADRVRYTGDGVAVVIAEDPYTAKDALDLIDIDYEPLPAVTNQEKAMQAGAPQLHDEAPNNIAFHWQLKNGDIDAAFASAEVVVKQRFINQRLIPNAMETHATVASWNAGAEEMTLWTTSQNPHVTRLLGTLVTGIPEHKLRVIARDVGGGFGSKIQFYPGDALAMWASKKLARPVKWTEERRENYLATTHGRDHVDEVEVAARKDGAILGIRVKAIANMGAYLSTAAPGVPTWLFATMLAGCYKFEALQSDTYGVYTNTVPTDAYRGAGRPEATYLVERCVDLVAHELGMDPVEIRRKNFVQPDEFPYTSIGTFVYDSGNYQASLDKALAMADYAGFRQRQAEARKQGRYLGIGLSTYVEVCGIAPSAGANAIGFGGGLWESAVVRMHPTGSVTVFTGSSPHGQGEETTFAQIVSHELGVPIEAVEILHGDTNSVPFGMGTYGSRTTAVGGAALVMAARKIREKARKIAAHLLEAAVDDVIFDNGTFSVQGSPDKKKAIQEIAFASYMAGNLPPDVTPMLEENHYYDPPNFVFPFGAHLCEVEVDADTGVTKLLRYIAVDDCGPVINPMIVDGQVHGGLAQGIGQALYEHGVYDDNGQLLSGSMMDYVVPKADELISFDLAHTVTPSPHQPLGVKGIGETGTIGSTPAVANAVVDALAPFGIAHVDIPLTPENVWRAIQHARQP